A genome region from Candidatus Binatia bacterium includes the following:
- a CDS encoding molybdopterin dinucleotide binding domain-containing protein, translating into RQGGAVRVRSLGPDQSTTSNFYSSYRQDEPVATFRDFVEKDRPYRTLSGRQQFYVDHPWFLEVGEQLPTHKDPPAAGGDYPFTLTSGHTRWSIHSIWRDHTLMLRLQRGEPVIFINNEDARQRGIGDHDWVRVSNDLGSFVARAMPTGAIHPRQVHIYHAWEPFQFRTGMSHQSLVPSPIKPTQLVGDYGHLKWAFAYYEPNAVDRDTRVNITKL; encoded by the coding sequence CGCCAGGGCGGTGCCGTGCGGGTCCGCAGCCTGGGGCCCGATCAGTCGACGACAAGCAACTTCTATTCTTCCTACCGCCAAGACGAGCCCGTGGCGACGTTCCGTGACTTCGTGGAGAAGGACCGTCCGTACCGAACCCTGAGTGGGCGCCAGCAGTTTTACGTGGACCACCCGTGGTTCCTCGAGGTGGGTGAGCAACTGCCGACTCACAAGGACCCGCCCGCCGCTGGCGGTGACTATCCGTTCACATTGACCAGCGGCCATACCCGTTGGAGCATCCACTCCATATGGCGCGACCATACGCTGATGCTGCGCCTGCAGCGCGGTGAACCGGTGATCTTCATCAACAACGAGGACGCTCGCCAGCGGGGAATCGGCGACCACGACTGGGTGCGCGTCTCGAATGACCTTGGGAGCTTCGTGGCGCGAGCGATGCCGACGGGCGCCATACACCCCAGGCAGGTGCACATCTACCACGCCTGGGAGCCGTTCCAGTTCCGCACAGGTATGAGTCACCAGTCCCTGGTGCCGAGTCCCATCAAGCCGACGCAACTGGTCGGCGACTACGGCCACCTGAAGTGGGCCTTCGCATACTACGAGCCAAACGCCGTCGACCGCGACACGCGCGTGAACATCACGAAGCTCTAG
- a CDS encoding amidohydrolase family protein — MGWIGYLLQRCDEVYHKHRHWSTPPITEKPSFYFRRQIFANFLDDAVGVTCRHHIGIDNLMFEVDYPHSDTTFPNSRQIATERFSQVPADEAYKIFRGNAIRLFNLDLK; from the coding sequence ATCGGCTGGATCGGTTATTTGCTGCAGCGCTGCGACGAGGTCTATCACAAGCATCGCCACTGGAGTACGCCGCCGATCACGGAGAAGCCGAGTTTCTACTTCCGGCGGCAGATCTTCGCCAACTTCCTCGACGATGCCGTCGGGGTCACCTGTCGCCATCACATCGGGATCGACAACCTGATGTTCGAGGTGGACTACCCGCACAGCGACACCACCTTCCCGAACTCGCGCCAGATCGCGACCGAGCGCTTCAGCCAGGTACCGGCGGACGAGGCGTACAAGATCTTTCGCGGCAACGCGATCCGGTTGTTCAATCTCGATCTGAAGTGA
- a CDS encoding CoA transferase, whose protein sequence is MEGPLSGFKVLEVAQWWFAPAACAVLADWGADVIKVEHPVTGDPQRGLAAMGWKSKEGNVDFMMQQSNRGKRSIGLDLAASGGRALLYRLAKASDVFVTSFLPDARARLQIDVEHLRAVNPAIIYVRGSGQGPHGPDCEKGGYDATAFWSRGGVGAALTPAAANEPVMQRPAFGDSIGALAMAGGIAAALLRRERTGVASVIDVSLLNTAMWVLAPDIVACKLVDPDRWMPPYNRATHFNPVTNAYRTKDGRWIMLVMLQASRHWDDFCQHIDRPDLIDDPRFATDAARLANREACIAEIDKAFAMRRLDEWRVKLATMEGAWAPMQTPPEIYDDPQALVNGYLTEVDGGDKGKFQVVSSPVQFDLQVPSLRPSPEMGQHTEEVLLEHGLSWEEIAAHKASGAIL, encoded by the coding sequence ATGGAAGGACCGTTGAGTGGGTTCAAAGTTCTCGAAGTCGCGCAGTGGTGGTTCGCTCCCGCAGCGTGCGCCGTGCTGGCGGATTGGGGCGCCGATGTCATCAAAGTCGAGCACCCCGTCACGGGCGACCCACAGCGGGGTCTGGCGGCCATGGGCTGGAAGTCGAAGGAGGGCAACGTCGACTTTATGATGCAGCAGTCCAACCGCGGCAAGCGCAGCATCGGGCTCGACCTTGCCGCATCCGGCGGCCGTGCGCTGCTCTACCGCTTGGCGAAGGCAAGCGACGTATTCGTTACCAGCTTTCTCCCGGACGCCCGCGCCCGGCTGCAGATTGACGTCGAGCACCTGCGGGCGGTCAATCCGGCGATCATCTACGTGCGCGGCTCCGGGCAGGGGCCGCACGGGCCGGATTGCGAGAAGGGCGGTTACGACGCCACGGCGTTCTGGTCACGCGGCGGTGTCGGTGCCGCCCTCACGCCGGCGGCGGCGAACGAACCGGTGATGCAGCGTCCGGCGTTCGGCGACTCGATCGGCGCCCTCGCCATGGCCGGCGGCATCGCCGCGGCGCTACTGCGCCGCGAGCGCACCGGCGTCGCCTCGGTGATCGACGTCTCGCTGCTCAACACAGCCATGTGGGTACTGGCGCCCGACATCGTGGCTTGCAAGCTGGTCGATCCTGACCGGTGGATGCCGCCCTACAACCGCGCCACACACTTCAATCCGGTCACCAACGCCTACCGGACAAAGGACGGGCGCTGGATCATGCTGGTCATGCTACAGGCTTCGCGGCACTGGGACGATTTCTGCCAGCATATCGACCGGCCCGACCTGATCGACGACCCGCGCTTTGCGACCGATGCCGCACGGCTCGCCAACCGCGAGGCCTGCATTGCCGAGATCGACAAAGCCTTCGCCATGCGCAGGCTCGACGAGTGGCGGGTGAAGCTCGCGACTATGGAAGGCGCTTGGGCGCCGATGCAGACGCCGCCGGAGATCTACGACGATCCGCAGGCACTGGTAAACGGCTACCTCACCGAGGTGGATGGTGGCGACAAGGGAAAGTTTCAGGTTGTCTCGAGCCCGGTGCAGTTCGACCTGCAGGTACCGAGTCTGCGCCCGAGTCCCGAGATGGGTCAGCACACCGAAGAGGTGCTGCTCGAGCACGGGCTCTCGTGGGAGGAAATCGCCGCCCACAAGGCATCCGGCGCCATCCTGTAA
- a CDS encoding DUF5615 family PIN-like protein — MRFLVDMALSPGLADWLVQRGHDAVHASSIGLARAPDPDIIERARDERRVIITADLDYPRLLALARSERPGLILFRGGNYSDGEVIERLAHALDLTPEEDLPTSLITIERWRIRKRRLPIKAH, encoded by the coding sequence ATGAGATTCCTCGTGGACATGGCGTTGTCGCCCGGCCTTGCCGACTGGCTGGTGCAGCGCGGACACGACGCGGTTCACGCATCAAGCATTGGACTCGCCCGCGCACCTGACCCGGACATCATTGAGCGGGCACGCGATGAGCGTCGCGTCATCATCACCGCGGATCTCGACTACCCGCGGTTGCTAGCCTTGGCGCGCTCGGAGCGACCAGGTCTCATCCTCTTTCGCGGCGGAAACTACAGCGACGGAGAAGTCATAGAGCGCCTCGCCCACGCGCTGGACCTGACGCCGGAGGAAGACCTGCCTACTTCACTGATCACCATCGAGCGCTGGCGCATCCGCAAGCGTCGTCTTCCAATCAAGGCCCACTGA
- a CDS encoding DUF433 domain-containing protein has protein sequence MVLERITVDPNVCTGKPCIRGLRFPVSRLLGLLAAGETRESILQAYPYLEPQDIDAVLQYAAALAEDETIELSR, from the coding sequence ATGGTGCTGGAACGAATTACCGTTGATCCGAACGTGTGCACAGGGAAACCGTGTATTCGCGGCTTGCGCTTCCCCGTATCACGCCTGCTCGGGCTTCTCGCTGCCGGCGAAACGCGGGAATCCATCCTGCAAGCCTATCCGTACCTTGAACCGCAAGACATCGATGCCGTGCTGCAGTATGCGGCGGCGCTCGCTGAGGACGAAACCATCGAACTCTCAAGATGA
- a CDS encoding DUF6516 family protein, producing MLPQLEALLRASPKVASFHVVDNDPIDEANFLFKLRCELISGHTLQIRLHGVAGHVRYSYQEFGDGPLRRWDNALHFPRGPNFPHHHHDIDGRVAESALRGDPVADLPQVLDAL from the coding sequence ATGCTGCCGCAGCTTGAGGCACTGCTGCGCGCTTCTCCCAAGGTTGCATCGTTTCACGTCGTCGACAACGACCCGATCGACGAAGCCAACTTTCTCTTCAAGCTCCGTTGCGAGCTGATTTCAGGACACACGTTACAGATCAGGCTGCACGGGGTCGCGGGCCACGTGCGGTACTCGTATCAGGAATTCGGGGACGGACCCTTGCGGCGCTGGGACAACGCCCTTCATTTCCCTCGTGGCCCGAACTTCCCGCACCATCACCACGATATTGACGGGCGCGTGGCGGAGTCCGCGCTGCGTGGCGATCCGGTTGCGGACCTCCCGCAAGTGCTAGATGCCCTGTAG
- a CDS encoding YgiT-type zinc finger protein, with amino-acid sequence MTCEVCGIGQRRPQQVAYSLRVADQLVVVEHVPASVCDHCGETSFSPDTVERLQHTIWQSRNPVRVLETPVYEFTPGT; translated from the coding sequence ATGACCTGCGAAGTCTGTGGCATTGGACAACGGCGGCCGCAGCAGGTGGCGTACAGCCTGCGCGTGGCTGACCAGCTCGTGGTCGTCGAACACGTGCCCGCGTCAGTGTGCGATCACTGCGGCGAGACATCGTTCAGTCCCGACACCGTCGAGAGGCTCCAGCACACCATTTGGCAATCGCGCAACCCGGTGCGGGTGCTGGAGACGCCGGTCTACGAGTTCACCCCCGGTACCTAA
- a CDS encoding DUF4258 domain-containing protein yields the protein MTWADDLPGRHVGVLWTCNWSGVHRLHRACDARRASPCPTQVAVRSDRHRCGNLGASIGLLEELQRKFANQEYEYSLHAVDQSILKRIPRRAVEEAVASGEIIENYPTDKYGPSCLIFGTTEANRPLHVQCTHPSSVKVKIITVYEPDRDRWIDFRTRRSK from the coding sequence GTGACGTGGGCCGACGATCTTCCCGGCCGCCATGTTGGTGTGCTGTGGACGTGTAATTGGTCAGGAGTTCACCGACTGCATCGCGCTTGTGATGCCCGTCGCGCTTCACCGTGCCCAACCCAGGTTGCCGTTCGCTCAGACCGCCATCGGTGTGGTAACCTTGGCGCATCGATAGGCCTGCTGGAAGAATTGCAGCGGAAGTTTGCGAATCAGGAATATGAATACAGCCTGCATGCGGTTGATCAAAGTATCCTCAAGAGAATTCCCCGCCGTGCCGTTGAGGAAGCCGTGGCGTCTGGCGAGATCATCGAAAACTACCCCACCGACAAGTACGGTCCCAGTTGTTTGATCTTCGGGACCACTGAAGCGAATCGGCCGCTGCATGTGCAGTGCACGCACCCATCAAGCGTGAAAGTAAAGATCATCACGGTCTACGAACCCGATCGCGACCGTTGGATCGACTTTCGGACAAGGAGGAGCAAATGA